The Euphorbia lathyris chromosome 8, ddEupLath1.1, whole genome shotgun sequence genome has a window encoding:
- the LOC136202958 gene encoding steroid (22S)-hydroxylase-like isoform X1, whose amino-acid sequence MLVLVGDMHRDMRIISLNFLSHARLRNLLREVENQTLLVLNSWTDNSTFSAQDEAKKFTFNLMAKHIMSIDPGKPETEKLKKKYVTFMKGVVSAPINLPGTAYRRALQSRLTILKFIGLILWFSLPVQTQDTETSQEELTQETTSSMKEDSESSTKEETP is encoded by the exons ATGCTTGTTTTAGTTGGAGATATGCATAGAGATATGAGGATTATATCTCTTAATTTTCTAAGTCATGCTAGGCTTAGGAATCTACTAAGAGAAGTTGAGAATCAAACTTTGCTTGTTCTTAATTCATGGACCGACAATTCTACATTTTCAGCTCAAGATGAGGCCAAAAag TTCACATTCAACTTGATGGCGAAACATATAATGAGCATCGATCCTGGAAAACCAGAGACTGAAAAGCTGAAGAAAAAATATGTTACTTTCATGAAAGGAGTTGTTTCTGCTCCTATTAATTTGCCTGGAACCGCCTATAGAAGAGCATTACAG TCTCGATTGACCATATTGAAGTTCATAGGACTTATTTTATGGTTCTCGCTTCCAGTTCAAACTCAAGATACTGAAACTAGCCAAGAAG AATTAACTCAGGAAACTACATCTTCCATGAAGGAGGATAGTGAATCAAGCACAAAAGAAGAAACTCCTTAA
- the LOC136202958 gene encoding steroid (22S)-hydroxylase-like isoform X2: protein MLVLVGDMHRDMRIISLNFLSHARLRNLLREVENQTLLVLNSWTDNSTFSAQDEAKKFTFNLMAKHIMSIDPGKPETEKLKKKYVTFMKGVVSAPINLPGTAYRRALQFIGLILWFSLPVQTQDTETSQEELTQETTSSMKEDSESSTKEETP from the exons ATGCTTGTTTTAGTTGGAGATATGCATAGAGATATGAGGATTATATCTCTTAATTTTCTAAGTCATGCTAGGCTTAGGAATCTACTAAGAGAAGTTGAGAATCAAACTTTGCTTGTTCTTAATTCATGGACCGACAATTCTACATTTTCAGCTCAAGATGAGGCCAAAAag TTCACATTCAACTTGATGGCGAAACATATAATGAGCATCGATCCTGGAAAACCAGAGACTGAAAAGCTGAAGAAAAAATATGTTACTTTCATGAAAGGAGTTGTTTCTGCTCCTATTAATTTGCCTGGAACCGCCTATAGAAGAGCATTACAG TTCATAGGACTTATTTTATGGTTCTCGCTTCCAGTTCAAACTCAAGATACTGAAACTAGCCAAGAAG AATTAACTCAGGAAACTACATCTTCCATGAAGGAGGATAGTGAATCAAGCACAAAAGAAGAAACTCCTTAA
- the LOC136202958 gene encoding steroid (22S)-hydroxylase-like isoform X4, whose translation MLVLVGDMHRDMRIISLNFLSHARLRNLLREVENQTLLVLNSWTDNSTFSAQDEAKKFTFNLMAKHIMSIDPGKPETEKLKKKYVTFMKGVVSAPINLPGTAYRRALQFKLKILKLAKKN comes from the exons ATGCTTGTTTTAGTTGGAGATATGCATAGAGATATGAGGATTATATCTCTTAATTTTCTAAGTCATGCTAGGCTTAGGAATCTACTAAGAGAAGTTGAGAATCAAACTTTGCTTGTTCTTAATTCATGGACCGACAATTCTACATTTTCAGCTCAAGATGAGGCCAAAAag TTCACATTCAACTTGATGGCGAAACATATAATGAGCATCGATCCTGGAAAACCAGAGACTGAAAAGCTGAAGAAAAAATATGTTACTTTCATGAAAGGAGTTGTTTCTGCTCCTATTAATTTGCCTGGAACCGCCTATAGAAGAGCATTACAG TTCAAACTCAAGATACTGAAACTAGCCAAGAAG AATTAA
- the LOC136202958 gene encoding cholesterol 22-monohydroxylase CYP90B51-like isoform X3: MLVLVGDMHRDMRIISLNFLSHARLRNLLREVENQTLLVLNSWTDNSTFSAQDEAKKFTFNLMAKHIMSIDPGKPETEKLKKKYVTFMKGVVSAPINLPGTAYRRALQDLFYGSRFQFKLKILKLAKKN; encoded by the exons ATGCTTGTTTTAGTTGGAGATATGCATAGAGATATGAGGATTATATCTCTTAATTTTCTAAGTCATGCTAGGCTTAGGAATCTACTAAGAGAAGTTGAGAATCAAACTTTGCTTGTTCTTAATTCATGGACCGACAATTCTACATTTTCAGCTCAAGATGAGGCCAAAAag TTCACATTCAACTTGATGGCGAAACATATAATGAGCATCGATCCTGGAAAACCAGAGACTGAAAAGCTGAAGAAAAAATATGTTACTTTCATGAAAGGAGTTGTTTCTGCTCCTATTAATTTGCCTGGAACCGCCTATAGAAGAGCATTACAG GACTTATTTTATGGTTCTCGCTTCCAGTTCAAACTCAAGATACTGAAACTAGCCAAGAAG AATTAA